Part of the Syntrophus gentianae genome, AGAACGGCATCGCAGTTATGAAAAAAAGGGGGAGACCATGATTGATTTACATACCCATTCCTTTCACAGCGATGGAGAACTGATCCCATCCGAGCTTGTCAGACGCGCGCTGGTCGTAGGCTATCGAGCCATGGCCATAACAGATCACGGGGATCACTCCAATGTGCATTTGATTCTACCGGGGATTGTCGCCGTTTGCAAAAAGCTTTCAGAAGCGTACGGCATGCCGATTCTTCCGGGAATTGAGCTGACCCATGTTCCACCGATCTATATCAGGGAGCTTGCCGAGGAAGCCCGGGGAAGAGGTGCAAAAATCATCGTCGTTCATGGAGAAACGCTTGTCGAGCCGGTCATGGAGGGAACCAATCGGGCAGCCCTTTCGGCACCGATTGATATTCTTGCCCATCCAGGGCTGATTGGGGAGGAAGAGGCTCTGCTTGCAGCTCAAAATTCCATCTGTCTGGAGATCACGACAAGAAAGGGCCATTCTCTTTCAAACGGTCATGTCGCCGCAATGGCGAAGCAATATCATGTGCCGCTGGTCTTGAATACGGACACCCATGAATCGGGGAATCTCACCTCACGGCAAATGGCCGAGAAGGTAGCCCGGGGAGCAGGGATGATAACAGAAGAAATACTGACCATGTTCAGAAATTCTGAAAATCTTGTAAAAAAGGCTATGGATGCCGGCTAAGAAGCCGCGATACGGTAAGCCTGCAGAAAATCAAATGAAGATCCAAAGGATACCTTCAGGTTGTTGAAAGGCCGTCAATACATTCCATCGCAAAATCCTCTTAATCAACTTTTGTAAAACTTATTTCTTGATTATTAATCAATATATGGTATCGTGTCACAACATGTTGCCCAATATATTGATGGTGTGCCTGCCTGGAGATATTTTTATGAGGTCAGGTACCGATTGCGAAGGAGTCTTTTCATGTATACGGAAATTATCAAAAGGGATGGAAGGCAGGTTAAGTTCGACGCGGAAAAAATTACTTCCGCCATTGCCAAAGCAGGCCTTGCGACTGGGGAATTTGATCCTGGAACGGCTCGCAGATTAACCATCAAGGTTTTGAGTCTTGCGGAAAAACTCTTCGAAGATTCTACGCCATCCGTTGAGGAAATTCAGGACATCGTGGAGGAAGTCCTTCTCTCGACCTCCTATCGCCGAACGGCAAAAGCCTATATCATTTATCGTGATCAGCATGCCCGGCTGAGGGAGATCACGAACCGGATGGAAGTTGAACTGGTAGATTCCTATCTGAAGAAAAAAGATTGGAAAATAAATGAAAACAGCAATATGGACTATTCCCTTCA contains:
- a CDS encoding histidinol phosphate phosphatase domain-containing protein, with translation MIDLHTHSFHSDGELIPSELVRRALVVGYRAMAITDHGDHSNVHLILPGIVAVCKKLSEAYGMPILPGIELTHVPPIYIRELAEEARGRGAKIIVVHGETLVEPVMEGTNRAALSAPIDILAHPGLIGEEEALLAAQNSICLEITTRKGHSLSNGHVAAMAKQYHVPLVLNTDTHESGNLTSRQMAEKVARGAGMITEEILTMFRNSENLVKKAMDAG